The following proteins are co-located in the Myxococcales bacterium genome:
- the nth gene encoding endonuclease III, translated as MTVDLRKKAVEVYRRLKKQHPDARIELDFSNPFELLVATILSAQCTDVRVNLITKELFQKYRRPTDYLAVPLSELENDIRSTGFFRNKAKSIQGAAREIIEKYRGEMPRDLETLVTLPGVGRKTANVILGNAFDVPGIVVDTHVGRVTRRIGLTQNDDPVKVEFDLMELIPQKEWTLLSHVMIFHGRRVCKARQPVCPACPVADQCDYFKANS; from the coding sequence ATGACCGTGGATTTGAGGAAAAAGGCCGTGGAAGTTTACCGGCGGCTGAAAAAACAGCACCCGGACGCCCGGATCGAGCTCGATTTTTCCAATCCGTTCGAATTGCTCGTCGCGACGATCCTCTCGGCGCAATGCACCGACGTGCGGGTGAATCTGATCACCAAGGAGCTGTTTCAAAAGTACCGCCGGCCGACCGACTACCTGGCCGTGCCGTTGAGCGAATTGGAAAACGACATCCGCTCGACCGGCTTTTTCCGCAACAAGGCGAAATCGATCCAGGGCGCGGCGCGGGAAATCATCGAAAAATACCGCGGCGAGATGCCGCGCGACCTCGAAACGCTGGTGACCCTCCCCGGCGTCGGCCGTAAAACCGCCAACGTCATCCTCGGCAACGCCTTCGACGTTCCCGGCATCGTCGTCGATACGCACGTCGGCCGCGTCACCCGGCGAATCGGCCTGACGCAAAACGACGATCCGGTGAAGGTCGAATTCGACTTGATGGAACTGATCCCGCAAAAGGAATGGACGTTGCTTTCGCACGTGATGATTTTTCACGGGCGCCGCGTCTGCAAAGCCCGCCAACCGGTCTGTCCGGCCTGCCCGGTCGCCGACCAGTGCGACTACTTCAAGGCCAATAGCTGA
- the polX gene encoding DNA polymerase/3'-5' exonuclease PolX, with protein sequence MATLKDLTTAFEEIAVLLDLMGENPFKGRAYANAARIVQSGELGLADLAARSLAGEIKGIGKGLAEKIDELQRTGEIAYLNELRAAFPAGLLEMLRIPGLGAKKIRTLHQELGIQSVGDLEEACRENHLLKVAGFGAKSQENILAGIERLRRFSGLFLYSTARRIADELLAHLRATGLAERLAIGGSLRRRKEIVKDIDLLAASSQPARLMEAFVNTPGVAQITGHGETKSSVVLAGGIAVDLRVVDETQYAAAWVHFTGSKEHNTQLRSLAKDQNRKLSEYGLFENDAPLPLRDETDLYRRLGLHFVPPELREGLGEIERAARGDFPALVDDADVQGVLHAHTTYSDGQLTLRQLALLVRDRGYHYLGVTDHSQSAAYAGGLKPDDLKRQHDEIDALNEELAPFIIFKGIESDILADGRLDYDERELAAFDFVIASVHSRFNLGEEEMTRRIVAALENPYTTILGHPTGRLLLSRDGYAVNLPAVLDAAARCGVAVEINANPHRLDLDWRHHRRARELGIPIPICPDAHTPAGLDDIAYGVGTARKGGLTKEDVPTCWPAARLAEYFTRRKQ encoded by the coding sequence ATGGCGACGCTGAAAGATTTGACGACGGCTTTCGAGGAAATCGCCGTATTGCTCGATCTGATGGGCGAAAATCCCTTCAAGGGCCGCGCTTATGCCAATGCCGCCCGGATCGTGCAGAGCGGCGAACTCGGGCTGGCCGATCTGGCGGCGCGTTCGCTGGCCGGCGAGATCAAAGGCATCGGCAAGGGCCTCGCCGAAAAAATCGACGAGTTGCAGCGGACGGGTGAAATCGCCTACCTGAACGAACTGCGCGCCGCTTTTCCGGCCGGCCTGCTGGAAATGTTGCGGATACCCGGCCTCGGCGCAAAAAAAATCCGCACCCTGCACCAGGAACTGGGCATCCAATCGGTCGGCGACCTGGAGGAAGCCTGCCGCGAAAACCACCTGCTGAAAGTGGCCGGTTTCGGCGCCAAGTCGCAGGAAAACATCCTGGCCGGGATCGAACGCCTGCGCCGGTTCAGCGGACTGTTTCTCTATTCGACCGCGCGCCGCATCGCCGACGAACTGCTGGCGCATCTGCGGGCGACGGGGCTGGCCGAACGCCTGGCGATCGGCGGTTCGTTGCGCCGGCGCAAGGAAATCGTCAAAGACATCGATCTGCTGGCCGCCTCTTCCCAACCGGCGCGGCTGATGGAAGCGTTCGTGAATACCCCCGGGGTCGCCCAAATCACCGGCCACGGCGAAACCAAGTCGTCGGTCGTGCTCGCCGGCGGCATCGCGGTCGATTTGCGGGTGGTCGACGAAACCCAGTACGCGGCGGCGTGGGTCCACTTCACCGGCTCGAAGGAACACAACACCCAACTGCGCTCGCTGGCCAAAGACCAGAACCGCAAGCTCTCCGAATACGGCTTGTTTGAAAACGACGCGCCGCTGCCCTTGCGCGACGAAACGGATCTTTATCGCCGCCTGGGTTTGCATTTCGTGCCGCCGGAACTGCGCGAAGGCCTCGGCGAGATCGAGCGGGCCGCGCGCGGCGATTTTCCGGCGCTGGTTGATGACGCGGACGTGCAAGGTGTGCTGCACGCGCACACCACTTACTCGGACGGCCAGTTGACCCTGCGCCAACTGGCGCTGCTCGTGCGCGACCGCGGCTATCATTACCTCGGCGTGACCGATCATTCGCAAAGCGCCGCTTACGCCGGCGGCCTCAAGCCCGACGACCTCAAACGCCAGCACGACGAAATCGACGCCCTGAACGAGGAATTGGCGCCATTTATTATCTTCAAGGGCATCGAATCCGACATCCTGGCCGACGGGCGTCTCGACTACGACGAGCGGGAACTGGCCGCCTTCGATTTCGTCATCGCCTCGGTGCACAGCCGTTTCAATCTCGGCGAGGAGGAAATGACCCGGCGGATCGTCGCGGCGCTGGAAAATCCGTATACGACCATCCTCGGCCACCCGACCGGTCGGTTGCTATTGTCGCGCGACGGCTACGCGGTGAATCTACCGGCGGTGCTGGACGCGGCGGCGCGCTGCGGCGTGGCCGTCGAAATCAACGCCAACCCACACCGGCTCGACCTGGATTGGCGGCACCATCGCCGAGCCCGTGAACTGGGGATTCCGATTCCGATCTGCCCCGACGCCCACACGCCCGCGGGCCTCGACGACATCGCCTACGGTGTCGGCACCGCGCGCAAGGGCGGGCTGACGAAGGAAGACGTGCCGACCTGTTGGCCGGCCGCCCGGCTGGCCGAATATTTCACCCGGAGGAAGCAATGA
- a CDS encoding aminotransferase class III-fold pyridoxal phosphate-dependent enzyme, whose amino-acid sequence MPANKVPKTGFAISEYHDTREVYRRLAKLTAQPVRRLKKSALEAYLRQYEEHCKKSKAMTEEAKQYIPGGVQHNLAFSYPFPLVFPRAEGAYLYDLDGNRYIDFLQGGGPTVLGSNPPVIREQVEELLRATGPVTGLFHEYELKLAKFIAERFPSVEMFRMLGSGTESCMAAIRLARVATGKKQIVKMGGAYHGWSDQLSYGMRIPGTRGFLSHGIPYYIFYRTHEVYPNDIDALKRRLQFNQLRGGTAAVLVEPVGPESGTRPVDKDYNAKVRELCDRYGALLVFDEVVTGFRLGMSGAQGYFGIKPDLTVFGKAVTGGYPSAGGLGGRRELMELLAGGIGGKAIKKKVHVGGTLAANPLSCAAGYFTLMEMERTNAPEVAGRAGDRLTKGLQALIDKYRLPYVAYNQGSICHLETTGVMLLDIKLTKIKSLLEEINLRTQLMQEIGAAYMAEGLITLAGSRMYTSAACTNAIIDDALARFERVFQNIEGV is encoded by the coding sequence ATGCCAGCGAACAAAGTTCCCAAAACCGGCTTCGCCATTTCCGAATATCACGATACCCGCGAGGTTTATCGCCGACTGGCGAAATTGACCGCGCAACCCGTGCGGCGGCTGAAGAAAAGCGCCTTGGAAGCCTACCTGCGCCAATACGAGGAGCATTGTAAGAAATCCAAGGCGATGACCGAGGAAGCCAAGCAATACATTCCCGGCGGCGTCCAGCACAACCTGGCGTTCAGTTATCCGTTTCCGCTTGTGTTTCCGCGGGCCGAAGGCGCCTATCTCTATGACCTGGACGGCAACCGCTACATCGATTTTCTGCAGGGCGGCGGGCCGACCGTGCTGGGCAGCAACCCGCCGGTGATCCGCGAGCAGGTGGAAGAGTTGCTGCGCGCGACCGGGCCGGTGACCGGGCTGTTCCACGAATACGAATTGAAGCTGGCCAAGTTCATCGCCGAGCGTTTTCCGAGCGTGGAAATGTTCCGCATGCTGGGCAGCGGCACCGAGTCGTGCATGGCGGCGATCCGGCTGGCCCGCGTCGCCACCGGAAAAAAGCAGATCGTGAAGATGGGCGGTGCCTATCACGGCTGGAGCGATCAGTTGTCCTACGGCATGCGGATCCCCGGCACACGCGGTTTCCTGTCGCATGGCATTCCCTACTATATTTTTTACCGGACCCACGAGGTTTATCCGAACGACATCGACGCGCTGAAGCGGCGGCTCCAGTTTAACCAGTTGCGCGGCGGCACGGCGGCGGTGCTGGTCGAGCCGGTCGGCCCCGAAAGCGGCACGCGGCCGGTGGACAAGGATTACAACGCCAAGGTGCGCGAATTGTGCGACCGCTACGGCGCGCTGCTGGTTTTCGACGAGGTCGTGACGGGTTTTCGGCTGGGGATGAGCGGCGCGCAGGGCTACTTCGGCATCAAGCCGGACCTCACCGTTTTCGGCAAGGCGGTGACGGGCGGCTATCCGTCGGCCGGCGGCCTGGGCGGGCGGCGCGAACTAATGGAGCTGCTGGCGGGCGGCATCGGCGGCAAGGCGATCAAGAAAAAAGTCCACGTCGGCGGCACGCTGGCGGCGAACCCGCTAAGCTGCGCGGCGGGCTATTTCACCCTGATGGAAATGGAGCGCACCAACGCGCCCGAGGTCGCGGGCCGGGCCGGCGATCGCCTGACCAAGGGTTTGCAGGCGCTGATCGATAAATACCGCCTGCCGTACGTGGCCTACAATCAAGGCTCCATCTGCCACTTGGAAACGACGGGCGTGATGCTGTTGGACATCAAACTGACGAAAATCAAATCGCTCCTGGAGGAAATCAACCTCCGGACCCAGCTCATGCAGGAGATCGGCGCGGCCTACATGGCCGAGGGCCTGATCACGCTGGCCGGCAGCCGCATGTACACCAGCGCCGCCTGCACCAACGCCATCATAGACGACGCCCTGGCGCGGTTCGAACGCGTCTTCCAGAACATCGAGGGCGTGTAG
- a CDS encoding radical SAM protein, producing the protein MTAPRRCYERPPDDLPWFVNLCVTARCNLNCRMCQSNLANLREPDTDSWLRFFERLARWLPRPRVITLTGGEPLLRDDLDVMIRALAKEGFEPRLNTNGILLTVERLAQLEAAGLGSLIFSFHGLGETHDRLRDAPGLYQGLCDMLEYASRHSALPLRAVALVSAAGAAELPELVRRLSGAYRLETIHFQAIIPPLAVPWSWEFFDRDPLWPRDPQTLAAVLAALDELEQMKSDGWPINNPAAQFALWRGYFRDPRGFFADQPCRVARDHLLVTADGAVTFCDHHGALGTIADDPGELWRSPAAARLRESMTGCARGCNYRVNCCYTQGDSL; encoded by the coding sequence GTGACCGCACCACGCCGCTGTTACGAGCGACCGCCGGACGATCTGCCGTGGTTCGTCAATCTGTGCGTGACCGCGCGCTGCAACCTCAACTGCCGGATGTGCCAAAGCAACCTGGCGAATCTACGCGAACCCGACACCGATTCCTGGTTGCGGTTCTTCGAACGTCTCGCCCGCTGGCTGCCCCGGCCGCGCGTCATCACCCTGACCGGCGGCGAGCCGCTGTTGCGCGACGACCTGGACGTGATGATCCGCGCCCTGGCGAAAGAAGGATTCGAACCTCGCCTGAACACCAACGGCATCCTGCTGACCGTCGAACGGCTGGCGCAACTGGAAGCCGCCGGGCTGGGTTCGCTGATTTTTTCCTTTCACGGCCTCGGCGAAACGCACGACCGCCTGCGCGACGCTCCCGGCCTCTACCAGGGTTTGTGCGACATGCTGGAATATGCCTCGCGGCATTCCGCCCTGCCGCTCCGGGCCGTGGCGCTCGTCAGCGCCGCCGGCGCCGCCGAACTGCCCGAATTGGTGCGCCGCCTGTCCGGTGCCTACCGGCTGGAAACGATCCACTTCCAGGCGATCATCCCGCCGTTGGCCGTGCCTTGGTCGTGGGAGTTTTTCGACCGCGACCCGCTCTGGCCGCGCGATCCGCAAACGCTGGCCGCGGTGCTGGCCGCGCTCGACGAACTGGAACAAATGAAGAGCGACGGCTGGCCGATCAACAATCCAGCGGCGCAGTTCGCGCTCTGGCGCGGCTATTTTCGCGATCCGCGCGGCTTCTTCGCCGATCAACCGTGCCGCGTCGCCCGCGACCACCTGCTGGTGACGGCCGACGGGGCGGTCACGTTTTGCGATCACCACGGGGCGTTGGGCACCATCGCGGACGACCCGGGCGAGCTGTGGCGGTCGCCCGCCGCCGCCCGCCTCCGCGAGAGCATGACGGGGTGCGCCCGGGGCTGCAATTACCGCGTCAATTGCTGCTACACCCAAGGCGACTCGCTTTAA
- a CDS encoding DUF1566 domain-containing protein, whose protein sequence is MKRLLMLAIFALLFAGIGVALSCGDDDDDDNDVADDDTGDDDTGDDDAADDDAADDDAADDDDDNDDNDDDDQETWTDPTTGLNWLVNPSASPLDWAGAASYCDAQTVNGGGWRLPTVSELRTLIRGCASTITDGTCGVTDECTELDCYDDTCYACGEGEGPTEGCYGPAELPAECGWYWSATEMAGSTSDLVWGVDFNEGDLAFDSMYSTRMTRCVQLLQK, encoded by the coding sequence ATGAAGAGACTTCTTATGTTGGCGATTTTTGCATTGCTGTTTGCCGGAATCGGCGTGGCGCTTTCTTGCGGCGATGACGATGACGACGACAACGATGTTGCCGACGACGATACCGGCGATGACGATACCGGTGACGACGATGCCGCCGACGATGATGCGGCGGACGACGACGCCGCCGACGATGACGACGACAACGACGACAATGACGATGACGATCAGGAAACGTGGACCGATCCCACTACCGGCTTGAATTGGTTGGTGAATCCCTCCGCCAGCCCGCTGGACTGGGCCGGCGCGGCTTCCTATTGCGACGCCCAGACCGTGAACGGCGGCGGCTGGCGCCTGCCCACCGTTTCGGAACTACGCACCCTGATTCGCGGTTGCGCCTCGACCATCACCGACGGCACTTGCGGCGTGACCGACGAATGCACCGAACTCGACTGCTATGACGACACCTGCTACGCCTGCGGGGAGGGCGAAGGCCCGACCGAAGGTTGCTACGGCCCCGCCGAACTGCCGGCCGAATGCGGTTGGTATTGGTCGGCCACCGAAATGGCCGGAAGCACCAGCGATCTCGTGTGGGGCGTCGACTTCAACGAGGGCGATCTGGCTTTTGATTCCATGTATTCCACGCGTATGACGCGTTGCGTGCAATTGCTCCAAAAATAA
- a CDS encoding PQQ-like beta-propeller repeat protein produces MKNRNLLFLWLLIVWTTGVLIACENDGDATADDDAGGADDDDNDDNDLSPPPEEYDYDVPVKATSPWPEHRRTSTHSGRSPIVPTPNDREPWFFQTAKGMFHEPILDEDGTVYIGSADTNFYAINPDGTEKWRFAMTELVDSTAVLGADGTIYVPGGDGYIHALTATGEEIWRLSALGDQGYLTWWEGHAAMGPDGRLYAGNDDRRMYCISLDGRIDWTYATGDQIWSCPAFGLNGRLFFGSNDLLFRSVTAAGKRAWRALTLGPVAGSPALSDDRATVYVGSFDGYLHAYDAATGKPRWKFAARDHFYASPAIAADGTIYIGSADGTMYAINPDGTLRWSFDTLDPIRSSAAVDGDGNLYFGCGDGKLYALRPDGKKAWSFDTTTGDRNDLNGSPAIDKQGIVIGGEAGAVVFVPFGYCDNNADSRCDTSPDEAIPDHGAFLYFYTNGGSSVAEIETAPAPTEVLTFRLVVRKNGETVRARVKSSTLDLTLTPNVAHRVEVSADGNFLSVIPEEPLPLNTAMTVAISGQYLTGGWRLGNRLFGGEVGGSFQRTFTFSTAAPTGHPLPLTVTEDQATTLLLRRMAAPQPPMLTTFNQIGFDSYNFLLGTVAIDPARKKAILLTVEGTPGLSPHVNVDTKSIFGLNGEYRDSYFAFGGEGFRLDITGVSIAMDLFRLSGLLAPDLTADNLNIYDEVTCAEIEFFGFALNLLGLCSPDSGKMIVNGTALLAPQTGGEGLRPAGLAIDELTYHATGGTLGGGYLEASFQPNDLPAAEQLPVILVVDDENFAAIDLQYGTNLEKSATGTGKLDGVRLNLPPGFDPTGKSAYVIVNLYPLYSAALPPQAGGDR; encoded by the coding sequence ATGAAAAATAGAAACCTCCTGTTTTTATGGCTGCTGATTGTATGGACGACGGGTGTGCTGATCGCTTGCGAAAACGACGGCGACGCTACCGCCGATGACGACGCCGGCGGCGCTGATGACGACGACAATGACGATAACGACCTGAGCCCGCCGCCCGAGGAATACGATTACGACGTGCCGGTGAAGGCGACTTCGCCCTGGCCGGAACACCGGCGCACCAGCACCCACAGCGGCCGCAGCCCGATCGTGCCGACGCCCAACGATCGCGAACCCTGGTTTTTCCAGACCGCCAAGGGGATGTTCCACGAACCGATCCTCGACGAGGACGGCACCGTTTACATCGGCTCGGCCGACACCAATTTTTACGCGATCAATCCCGACGGCACCGAAAAGTGGCGTTTCGCCATGACCGAACTGGTCGACTCCACCGCCGTGCTCGGGGCCGACGGCACGATCTACGTGCCCGGCGGTGACGGTTACATCCACGCCCTGACCGCGACGGGCGAGGAAATATGGCGGCTTTCCGCCCTGGGCGATCAGGGTTATCTCACCTGGTGGGAAGGCCACGCCGCGATGGGCCCCGACGGGCGCCTGTACGCGGGCAACGACGACCGGCGGATGTACTGCATATCGCTCGACGGCCGGATCGACTGGACATACGCCACCGGCGATCAGATCTGGTCCTGCCCCGCGTTCGGCCTAAACGGCCGGCTCTTTTTCGGCTCGAACGACCTGCTGTTCCGGTCGGTCACCGCCGCGGGCAAACGGGCCTGGCGGGCGCTGACCCTGGGGCCGGTCGCCGGTTCGCCCGCACTGTCGGATGATCGCGCAACGGTTTACGTCGGTTCGTTCGACGGTTACCTGCACGCCTACGACGCTGCGACCGGCAAGCCGCGCTGGAAATTCGCGGCTCGCGATCATTTTTACGCCTCGCCGGCGATCGCCGCGGACGGCACGATCTACATCGGCTCGGCCGACGGCACAATGTACGCGATCAACCCGGACGGCACGTTACGGTGGTCGTTCGACACGCTCGATCCGATCCGCAGTTCGGCGGCTGTCGACGGCGACGGCAACCTGTACTTCGGTTGCGGCGACGGGAAATTGTACGCGCTGCGGCCCGACGGTAAAAAAGCCTGGTCGTTCGACACCACCACCGGCGACCGCAACGATCTGAACGGCTCGCCGGCCATCGACAAACAGGGCATCGTCATCGGCGGCGAAGCGGGCGCGGTGGTGTTCGTGCCGTTCGGCTATTGCGATAACAACGCCGATTCCCGCTGCGACACCTCACCCGACGAGGCGATTCCCGACCATGGCGCGTTTCTGTACTTCTACACGAACGGCGGTTCCTCGGTCGCGGAAATCGAAACCGCGCCGGCGCCGACCGAGGTTCTCACCTTCCGCCTGGTCGTGCGTAAAAACGGCGAAACCGTGCGCGCCCGCGTGAAATCCTCCACTCTCGACCTGACCCTGACGCCGAACGTCGCGCACCGGGTCGAGGTCTCGGCCGACGGCAATTTCCTCAGTGTCATTCCGGAAGAGCCGCTGCCGCTGAACACCGCCATGACCGTCGCGATTTCCGGCCAGTACCTCACCGGCGGCTGGCGGCTGGGCAATCGTTTGTTCGGCGGTGAAGTCGGCGGTTCTTTCCAACGCACTTTTACCTTCAGCACGGCCGCGCCGACCGGGCATCCGTTGCCGCTGACTGTCACCGAGGATCAGGCGACCACTCTGCTCCTGCGCCGGATGGCCGCGCCGCAGCCGCCGATGCTGACGACCTTCAACCAGATCGGCTTCGACAGCTACAACTTCCTGCTCGGCACGGTGGCGATCGACCCGGCCCGCAAGAAAGCCATCCTGCTGACGGTGGAAGGCACGCCCGGCCTGTCGCCGCACGTGAACGTGGACACCAAGAGCATTTTCGGCCTGAACGGCGAGTACCGCGATTCGTATTTCGCCTTCGGCGGCGAGGGATTTCGGCTCGACATCACCGGGGTGTCGATCGCGATGGATCTGTTTCGGCTCAGCGGCCTTTTGGCCCCGGATCTGACCGCCGACAACCTCAACATCTATGACGAGGTGACCTGCGCCGAAATCGAATTTTTCGGCTTTGCCCTGAATCTCCTGGGGCTCTGCTCGCCGGACAGCGGCAAGATGATCGTCAACGGCACCGCGCTTCTGGCGCCGCAAACGGGCGGCGAAGGCCTTCGGCCGGCGGGATTGGCCATCGACGAGCTGACCTATCACGCCACGGGCGGCACCCTCGGCGGCGGCTATCTGGAAGCGTCGTTCCAACCGAACGACCTGCCGGCCGCCGAACAATTGCCGGTGATCCTCGTCGTGGACGACGAGAATTTCGCGGCGATCGATCTTCAATACGGAACGAACCTCGAAAAATCGGCGACCGGCACCGGCAAGCTGGACGGGGTCCGGTTGAATTTGCCGCCGGGCTTCGATCCGACCGGTAAAAGCGCGTACGTCATCGTCAACCTGTATCCGCTTTATTCGGCCGCCCTGCCGCCCCAAGCGGGAGGAGACCGGTGA
- a CDS encoding class II aldolase/adducin family protein has protein sequence MSLTEQEARLLVRDGGIKLLREGLVARTWGNVSCRLDEERFVITPSGRAYEELTPEDMVVVNLLTGQYGGDIRPSAERKLHAAIYRERPDVGGVIHTHQTNASVVAAARREIPPILDDQVQLLGPSVRCADYALPSTMKTVRACLKALKGRNAALMANHGAVCVGTTLDDAFAACLVLEKTCKAFIEAEFLGGAKSINVFEAHLMHQYYLRLYSKQNAKNRRD, from the coding sequence ATGTCGCTGACCGAACAAGAAGCACGCCTGTTGGTGCGCGACGGCGGCATCAAGTTGTTGCGCGAGGGGCTCGTCGCGCGGACGTGGGGCAACGTCAGTTGTCGCCTGGACGAGGAACGCTTCGTCATCACCCCCAGCGGCCGGGCCTACGAGGAGCTGACGCCCGAGGACATGGTCGTGGTGAATCTGCTCACCGGCCAGTACGGGGGCGACATCCGGCCCTCGGCCGAGCGCAAACTGCATGCGGCGATTTACCGCGAGCGCCCGGACGTGGGCGGGGTGATCCACACGCATCAGACCAACGCGTCGGTCGTCGCGGCGGCGCGGCGCGAGATTCCGCCGATCCTCGACGATCAGGTGCAACTTCTCGGCCCGTCCGTCCGGTGCGCGGATTACGCGCTGCCCTCTACCATGAAAACGGTGCGCGCTTGCCTGAAGGCGCTGAAGGGGCGTAACGCCGCGCTGATGGCCAACCACGGCGCGGTGTGCGTGGGGACGACGCTCGACGACGCCTTCGCGGCGTGCCTGGTGCTCGAAAAAACCTGCAAGGCGTTCATCGAGGCGGAGTTTCTCGGCGGCGCCAAAAGTATTAACGTGTTCGAGGCGCACTTGATGCACCAATACTATTTGCGCCTGTATTCCAAGCAAAACGCGAAAAACCGCCGGGACTGA
- a CDS encoding TetR/AcrR family transcriptional regulator, whose amino-acid sequence MTERIMNVAREMFVRDGYEAVTLRKIAQKIEYSPGFIYQFFQDKQALVMEIIRKDSDDLRAFLLECAEVGDPLQRVIEMARRYASWGIAHPNHYRLLLVPPPAWAEQDIELRKYERPPLERETLHVLTTLMAESIREGRLKEKYTDPGLVAATLWAGIHGAILLEITMTPKDRALLGVEQAPFETRFQTLVEVFLEGFYKHPPR is encoded by the coding sequence ATGACCGAACGGATCATGAACGTCGCGCGCGAGATGTTCGTGCGGGACGGCTACGAGGCGGTCACCCTGCGGAAGATCGCCCAAAAAATCGAATATTCACCGGGGTTCATCTACCAATTCTTCCAAGACAAACAAGCGCTGGTGATGGAAATCATTCGCAAGGATTCCGATGACCTGCGGGCGTTTCTGCTGGAGTGTGCCGAAGTCGGCGATCCGCTGCAGCGGGTGATCGAAATGGCTCGGCGTTACGCCTCGTGGGGCATCGCCCACCCGAACCATTACCGCTTGCTGCTCGTGCCGCCGCCCGCCTGGGCGGAACAGGACATCGAACTGCGCAAATACGAACGCCCGCCGCTGGAACGCGAAACGCTGCACGTGCTGACGACGCTGATGGCCGAAAGCATTCGCGAAGGCCGTCTGAAGGAAAAGTACACCGATCCGGGCCTGGTGGCGGCGACGCTCTGGGCCGGCATCCACGGCGCGATCCTGCTGGAAATCACCATGACACCGAAAGACCGCGCCCTGCTCGGCGTTGAGCAAGCACCATTCGAAACGCGGTTTCAAACGCTGGTCGAGGTTTTTCTCGAGGGTTTCTATAAGCATCCGCCGCGTTGA